The Diaminobutyricimonas aerilata nucleotide sequence CGGATGTGAAGCGCCGCGCCGTGCAGGTGCTGCGCGAGGCGGGGCTCGACGACGCCGAGAAGCGGTTGCGGCAGTTCCCGCACCAGTTCTCGGGCGGTATGCGTCAGCGCGTGCTCATCGGCATCGGCCTCTCGGCCGACCCGAAGCTGCTCATCGCCGACGAGCCGACCTCCGCGCTCGACGTCACGGTGCAGCGCAAGATCCTCGACCACCTCGAGAAGCTCACGAGCGAGCGCAACACCGCGGTGATCTTCATCACGCACGACCTCGGCCTCGCCGCCGAGCGTGCCGAGAACATCGCGGTCATGTACCGCGGCAAGGTCGTCGAGTCGGGGCCGGCGCTCGAGATCCTGCAGAACCCGCAGCACCCCTACACCCAGCGGCTGGTGGCCGCGGCGCCGAGCCTCGCCTCGCGCCGCATCCAGTCGTCGGTCAGGCGGCACGAGACGATCGAGCACGAGACGCAGGACGAGGTCGCGGTCGTCGATCTCGTCGCCGCGGCGGAGACGCACGCCCAGGCGCGCCGTGCCGCCGCGTCGGCGTCGACCGTGCCGGCGATCGAGTTCACCGACGTCACGAAGGTGTTCAAGATCCGCACGGGCAGCTTCAGCTCGACGGACTTCACCGCGGTCGACAAGGTGTCGTTCAGCATCCCGCGCGGCACCACGATGGCGCTCGTGGGGGAGTCGGGCTCGGGCAAGTCGACGGCGGCGAAGCTGCTGCTCAAGCTCGAGGAGGCGACCTCCGGCTCGATCAAGGTGGGCGGCAAGGAGATCGGGCCGATGTCGCGGAAGGAGACCTTCTCGCTGCGTTCGACGATGCAGCCGGTCTTCCAGGACCCGTACGGTTCGCTCAACCCGCTGCGCAACATCGAGAACACGATCGGCGAGCCGCTGCAGGTGCACGGCTTCGGCGACAAGGCGGCCCGTCGGGCGCGGGTGAAGGAGGTGCTCGACCAGGTCGCCCTGCCGACGAGCGTGCTCACCCGCTACCCGAACGAGCTCTCCGGCGGTCAACGGCAGCGCGTCGCCATCGCGCGGGCGCTGTCGCTCAAGCCGGAGATCGTCGTGCTCGACGAGGCCGTCTCGGCGCTCGACGTGCTCGTGCAGGCGCAGATCCTGAACCTGCTCGCCGACCTGCAGGCGGAGCTCGGGCTGACCTACCTCTTCATCACGCACGACCTCGCGGTCGTGCGGGTCATCGCCGACAACGTCTGCGTCATGCGCAAGGGGCAGATCGTCGAGTCGGCGACCACCGATGAGGTGTTCGACAACCCGCGTGACCCGTACACCCAGGAGCTGCTCGCCGCCATCCCCGGCGCGAACATCGCCCTGGGAGCCTGACCGAGCACGACCGAGTGCCGCGACGAGTCGTGGCAGACTGAATCGATGGCTTCTTCCCGACGCGACCACCTGCGTCGGGGGGCAGCCGCGGTCCTCGTCGCGGCACTCGCCGGCTCGGCCGCAGGCTGCTCCCCGACGGGTCCCGAACCGGTCGAAGGCTCGACCGTCACGGTCGCCCGCAGCGAGCCGTTCACCTCGCTCAACGCGCAGACCTCCTACGGCAACCGCGGCACCAACGCCGCGGTGCGGCACCTGACGACGTCGCAGTTCGTCGCCTACGACGCCACTCCCGAGCTGGTGCGCGATGAATCGTTCGGCACCATCACCGTCGAGGACGAGGATCCGCTGACCGTCACCTACAGGGTGGCGGACGGGGTCGCCTGGTCCGACGGCGAGCCCGTCGACGCGGCCGATCTGCTGCTCTCGTGGGCGGCCAACTCGGGCGCCGTGAACACTCCGGAGTTCGACGACGAGCCGTACGTCGACGAGGAGACCGGGGCGTACGCCGAGGACTTCCCCGACGACGTCGTCCACTTCGACGGTCAGGTGAGCAACGGCCTCGCCGGGGTGACGCAGACCCCGGAGGTCGGGGACGACGGCCGGTCGATCACCCTCGTCTACGACCGCTACTTCGCCGATTGGGAGCTCGCCTTCGAGGTCGGGGTGCCCGCGCACGTCGTCGGCGCCCGCGCCCTCGGCATCGACGACGCCGACGAGGCGAAGGATGCGGTCGTCTCCGCGATCCAGGATCGCGACGAGGCCGCACTCGCTGCGCTGTCGCGCACCTGGAACGCCGATTTCAACCTCGACCGGATGCCCGAGGACCGGTCGTTGCTCGTCGCGAACGGTCCGTACACGGTGACCGGCATCGAAGCGGGGCAGAGCGTCGAGCTGACCGCGAACCCCCGCTACCGCGGCGAGCACCGCCCCGAGTTCGAGCGTGTCGTCCTGCGCACGATCAGCGACCCGCTCGAGGCGGTCGCCGCCCTGCGCGACGGCGAGGTCGACGTCATCACCCCGCAGGCGTCCGCCGACGTCGCCGCCGAACTGCTCGCTCTCGACGACGTCACGGTGCTGAGCGGGTCGGACAGCACGTACGAGCACCTCGACCTGCAGTTCACCGCGAGCCGGAACGGGCACTTCGCCGACGCCCGCGTGCGTGAGGCGTTCCTGCGGGTGGTGCCGCGACAGCGCATCCTCGACGAGCTCGTCGGCTCCATCCAGGAGGAGGCGGAACTGCGCGACTCGTTCGTGTTCATGCCGTCCGACCCGCGCTACGCCGACGCGGTCGCCGGCAACGGGTCGGACGAGTACGCACGCCCGGACCCCGAGCGCGCGCGGGAGCTGCTCGCCGAGGCGGGGGTCACCTCGCCCGAGGTCTGCATCCTGTTCTCCTCGACCAATCCGCGCCGCGTGCGCGAGTTCCAGCTCATCCAGGAGTCCGCCGCCGAGGCCGGATTCCGGGTGACCGACTGCTCCGCGCCCGATGCGGTGCCCGTCCTCGGCAGCCCGGGGGAGTACGACGCGGCGCTCTTCGGGTGGAACGTGCCGAACCTCTCCACCGCGGGCACGAGCGCGATCTTCCGCTCCCGCACGGGCATCGACAACCTCAACGGCTACGCCAACCCCGAGGTCGACGCCCTGCTCGACGAGTTGAGCGGGGAACGGGATGCGGATGTCCGTGCGCAGCGGCTCGCTGAGCTCGACGCCCTGGTGTGGCGCGACGCCTACGGGCTGCCCCTGTATCAGCTGCCCGTGCTCACCGGAGTGGGGCCCGGAGTGGAGAACGTGACGCGTTCGCCGCTGCCGCCCGGGGTGCTCTGGAACGTGTGGGATTGGCGCCCGACCGGAAGTTGACGCTTCCCCGGTAGAATGGAAGGCGCGGGCTCTCCCGCACCTCCCCCTTTTTCTCTCCCGTGAGGATGCTCCCGCATGGCCACTGCCATCCGTCGCGACCTGCGCAATGTGGCGATCGTCGCCCACGTCGACCATGGCAAGACGACCCTCGTCGACGCCATGCTGCGCCAGACCAACTCCTTCGAAGCCCACGCCCACCTGGAAGACCGGGCGATGGACTCCAACGATCTCGAGCGCGAGAAGGGCATCACGATCCTCGCGAAGAACACCGCGATCTCGTATGCCGGTGCTCACGCCACCGATGGTCCGATCACGATCAACGTGATCGACACCCCCGGCCACGCCGACTTCGGCGGCGAGGTCGAACGCGGCCTCAGCATGGTCGACGGCGTCGTGCTCCTCGTCGATGCGAGCGAAGGCCCGCTGCCGCAGACCCGCTTCGTGCTGCGCAAGGCGCTCGCCGCGAAGCTGCCCGTCATCCTGCTGGTCAACAAGACCGACCGTCCGGATGCGCGCATCGACGAGGTCGTCAGCGAGTCGCAGGACCTGCTGCTCGGCCTCGCGAGCGACATGGCCGACGAGGTCGAGGACCTCGACCTCGACGCGATCCTCGACGTGCCCGTCGTCTACGCTTCCGGTCGTGCCGGAGCGGCGAGCCTCAACAAGCCGGCGAACGGCTCGCTGCCCGACAACGACGACCTCGAGCCGCTGTTCGGCGCGATCCTCGAGCACATCCCGGCGCCGACCTACGACGACGAGCACCCGCTGCAGGCGCACGTCACGAACCTCGACGCGTCGCCCTTCCTCGGCCGTATCGCGCTGCTGCGCATCTTCCACGGCGAGCTCAAGAAGGGGCAGACCGTGTCGTGGGTGCGCCACGACGGCAGCACCCAGAACGTGCGCATCACCGAGCTGCTCATGACGAAGGCGCTCGACCGCTATCCGGCGGAGAAGGGCGGCCCCGGCGACATCGTCGCGATCGCGGGCATCGCCGACATCACCATCGGCGAGACGATCGCCGACCCGGAGGACGTGCGGCCGCTGCCGCCGATCACGGTCGACGACCCGGCGATCTCGATGACGATCGGCACCAACACCTCGCCGCTGGTCGGCAAGGTC carries:
- a CDS encoding ABC transporter family substrate-binding protein encodes the protein MASSRRDHLRRGAAAVLVAALAGSAAGCSPTGPEPVEGSTVTVARSEPFTSLNAQTSYGNRGTNAAVRHLTTSQFVAYDATPELVRDESFGTITVEDEDPLTVTYRVADGVAWSDGEPVDAADLLLSWAANSGAVNTPEFDDEPYVDEETGAYAEDFPDDVVHFDGQVSNGLAGVTQTPEVGDDGRSITLVYDRYFADWELAFEVGVPAHVVGARALGIDDADEAKDAVVSAIQDRDEAALAALSRTWNADFNLDRMPEDRSLLVANGPYTVTGIEAGQSVELTANPRYRGEHRPEFERVVLRTISDPLEAVAALRDGEVDVITPQASADVAAELLALDDVTVLSGSDSTYEHLDLQFTASRNGHFADARVREAFLRVVPRQRILDELVGSIQEEAELRDSFVFMPSDPRYADAVAGNGSDEYARPDPERARELLAEAGVTSPEVCILFSSTNPRRVREFQLIQESAAEAGFRVTDCSAPDAVPVLGSPGEYDAALFGWNVPNLSTAGTSAIFRSRTGIDNLNGYANPEVDALLDELSGERDADVRAQRLAELDALVWRDAYGLPLYQLPVLTGVGPGVENVTRSPLPPGVLWNVWDWRPTGS
- the typA gene encoding translational GTPase TypA, translating into MATAIRRDLRNVAIVAHVDHGKTTLVDAMLRQTNSFEAHAHLEDRAMDSNDLEREKGITILAKNTAISYAGAHATDGPITINVIDTPGHADFGGEVERGLSMVDGVVLLVDASEGPLPQTRFVLRKALAAKLPVILLVNKTDRPDARIDEVVSESQDLLLGLASDMADEVEDLDLDAILDVPVVYASGRAGAASLNKPANGSLPDNDDLEPLFGAILEHIPAPTYDDEHPLQAHVTNLDASPFLGRIALLRIFHGELKKGQTVSWVRHDGSTQNVRITELLMTKALDRYPAEKGGPGDIVAIAGIADITIGETIADPEDVRPLPPITVDDPAISMTIGTNTSPLVGKVKGHKLTARMVKDRLDRELIGNVSIKVVDIGRPDAWEVQGRGELALAILVENMRREGFELTVGKPQVVTKTVDGKVHEPYEHLTIDAPEDYLGAITQLLAARKGRMEGMSNHGTGWVRMEFVVPSRGLIGFRTEFLTITRGTGIANTIFHGYDEWAGTITTRTNGSIVADRAGVVTPFAIVNLQERMTFFVNPTEEVYEGMVIGENSRADDMDVNITKEKKLTNMRSSTADTFESMTPSRQLSLEECLEFAREDECVEVTPEIVRIRKVELDANARARAASRLKRQDA
- a CDS encoding dipeptide ABC transporter ATP-binding protein, which translates into the protein MSTIDPNTPLLEIKDLEVGFRTQNGLVSAVRGVSLTVMPGETLAIVGESGSGKSTTAAAVINLLPGSGQITGGQILFEGRDLAKLDRREMESVRGRLIGMVPQDPMSNLNPVWNVGFQVEEAIRANGIASKKADVKRRAVQVLREAGLDDAEKRLRQFPHQFSGGMRQRVLIGIGLSADPKLLIADEPTSALDVTVQRKILDHLEKLTSERNTAVIFITHDLGLAAERAENIAVMYRGKVVESGPALEILQNPQHPYTQRLVAAAPSLASRRIQSSVRRHETIEHETQDEVAVVDLVAAAETHAQARRAAASASTVPAIEFTDVTKVFKIRTGSFSSTDFTAVDKVSFSIPRGTTMALVGESGSGKSTAAKLLLKLEEATSGSIKVGGKEIGPMSRKETFSLRSTMQPVFQDPYGSLNPLRNIENTIGEPLQVHGFGDKAARRARVKEVLDQVALPTSVLTRYPNELSGGQRQRVAIARALSLKPEIVVLDEAVSALDVLVQAQILNLLADLQAELGLTYLFITHDLAVVRVIADNVCVMRKGQIVESATTDEVFDNPRDPYTQELLAAIPGANIALGA